The following coding sequences lie in one Paenibacillus durus ATCC 35681 genomic window:
- a CDS encoding glycosyltransferase family 2 protein, translated as MKPAKRSLRSRRSPLRREARSHKAVYDGNHPEPLVSVIIPAMNEAGTIAAAVTEAKKVDSRCEVIVVANGSSDGTAEIAASCGARVISCAEPLGHDVGRSVGAESAKGEILLFTDGDLVIPAEQLRPFAAAVRRGADVALNDYSGPVGRHRPHPVVLSKHALNILLRRPDLKGCSMTAVPHALSRRALDTLGSGLLSSPPVAQAKAVMEGLRVVAAHKVPVGRMNVIRPKADGTDPLQQIIVVDHLRAVSLVLEHRGGRAGFGDGARRREMVR; from the coding sequence ATGAAGCCAGCAAAGCGCTCCCTTAGGTCCCGGCGTTCCCCTTTACGCCGCGAGGCCCGGTCTCATAAAGCCGTATACGACGGCAATCATCCAGAGCCGCTAGTGTCCGTGATCATTCCGGCAATGAATGAAGCCGGTACGATTGCTGCGGCCGTCACGGAAGCAAAAAAGGTCGATTCGCGCTGCGAGGTCATCGTTGTGGCCAACGGCTCTTCGGATGGCACTGCGGAGATTGCCGCATCCTGCGGAGCGCGCGTAATTTCCTGCGCGGAGCCGCTGGGACATGATGTTGGCCGCAGTGTCGGGGCGGAGTCGGCGAAGGGTGAGATTCTTTTGTTTACGGACGGTGATCTCGTTATTCCAGCGGAGCAGCTCCGCCCTTTTGCGGCGGCTGTAAGAAGAGGTGCAGACGTCGCATTGAACGATTATTCCGGACCGGTCGGCCGTCACCGTCCCCATCCGGTTGTACTCTCCAAGCATGCGCTCAATATTCTGCTGCGCCGTCCGGACCTGAAAGGCTGCTCGATGACGGCGGTTCCGCACGCGCTGAGCCGCAGGGCGCTGGACACGCTCGGCAGCGGGCTGTTGTCATCGCCTCCGGTGGCGCAGGCCAAGGCTGTTATGGAAGGGCTTAGGGTAGTAGCGGCGCATAAAGTGCCTGTCGGCCGAATGAATGTCATCCGCCCCAAAGCGGATGGAACGGACCCTTTGCAGCAGATTATCGTCGTGGATCATCTTAGAGCGGTTTCCCTGGTGCTGGAGCACAGAGGCGGGAGAGCCGGATTCGGCGACGGAGCCCGGCGGCGGGAGATGGTGAGGTGA
- a CDS encoding sugar phosphate nucleotidyltransferase has product MKGVILAGGTGTRLYPLTRMMNKHLLPVGKYPMICYGVDRLRKAGITDILLVISRQSAGMYTDFLGSGAEFGVSLTYKIQEAAGGIAEALELAKDFIPSGERFVVLLGDNLFTEDLTPYVDSYLRQPEGTAKVLLKPVEDARRYGVPVFDGTDSAWIAHIEEKPKQPKTGYCVTGIYMYDKAVFDIIRRITPSRRGELEITDVNNLYAADRKLSYDVLKEWWSDAGTFESLREAGEKLKDALP; this is encoded by the coding sequence TTGAAAGGAGTCATACTGGCAGGCGGAACGGGAACAAGGCTTTATCCGCTCACCCGGATGATGAATAAGCATTTGCTTCCGGTCGGCAAATATCCGATGATCTGTTACGGCGTCGACAGGCTGCGAAAGGCAGGCATCACCGACATTCTTCTTGTAATCAGCAGACAGTCCGCCGGAATGTACACGGATTTCCTGGGAAGCGGCGCCGAGTTCGGCGTGTCCCTGACCTATAAAATTCAGGAAGCCGCCGGCGGAATCGCCGAGGCGCTGGAGCTTGCAAAAGATTTTATTCCTTCGGGGGAGCGGTTCGTCGTGCTGCTTGGAGACAATTTATTTACAGAGGATCTTACTCCTTATGTGGACAGCTACCTCCGGCAGCCGGAGGGTACCGCGAAGGTGCTGCTCAAGCCGGTGGAGGATGCGCGACGGTACGGCGTTCCCGTGTTCGATGGTACGGACTCGGCCTGGATTGCCCATATCGAAGAAAAACCGAAACAACCGAAGACCGGCTACTGCGTAACCGGCATTTATATGTACGACAAGGCCGTATTTGATATTATCCGGAGAATTACCCCTTCCCGGCGGGGTGAGCTTGAGATTACCGATGTCAACAACCTGTATGCCGCAGACCGCAAGCTGAGCTACGATGTGCTGAAAGAGTGGTGGAGCGACGCGGGAACGTTCGAGTCCCTGCGGGAGGCGGGAGAGAAATTGAAAGACGCGCTGCCGTAA
- a CDS encoding glycosyltransferase family 2 protein, producing the protein MTRTSIIIPTFNGLSLLRTCVDAIRRYTAEPYELIVVDNASSDGTTTYCRREKITFISLPANAGFPAACNRGLQLASGDELLLLNNDVIVSKNWLANLKTALYSSPNIGIVGPVTNYASGRQMVDTRYADIAGFHAAAATANIPDPSKWSETKRLVGLCFLFKREVLSRVGLLDERFSPGHYEDDDYCMRARLHGYHLLIAGDCLVHHEGSASFKEVYRSGLDELINRNRGLYIEKWGVDPTQFI; encoded by the coding sequence ATGACACGGACCAGCATTATTATTCCGACCTTCAACGGGCTGAGCCTTTTAAGGACCTGTGTAGATGCAATCCGCCGATATACGGCGGAACCTTACGAATTAATTGTCGTGGATAACGCCTCCAGCGACGGAACGACAACATACTGCCGCAGAGAAAAGATTACATTCATTTCTCTGCCCGCCAACGCCGGCTTTCCGGCCGCCTGTAATCGCGGCCTGCAATTAGCTTCCGGGGACGAACTGCTGCTGCTCAATAATGATGTCATTGTCTCGAAGAACTGGCTTGCCAATCTGAAGACCGCCCTGTACAGTTCTCCAAATATCGGTATTGTCGGTCCCGTGACGAATTATGCCAGCGGCCGGCAGATGGTCGATACCCGGTATGCGGACATTGCCGGGTTCCACGCGGCAGCGGCAACGGCGAATATCCCTGATCCCTCCAAATGGAGCGAGACGAAGCGGCTGGTTGGTTTATGCTTTTTATTCAAAAGGGAAGTGCTTAGCAGGGTTGGTCTGCTCGATGAAAGATTCTCTCCGGGGCATTACGAGGACGATGACTATTGTATGCGCGCCCGGCTTCACGGTTACCACCTGCTGATCGCCGGCGATTGTCTGGTGCATCACGAGGGAAGCGCAAGCTTCAAGGAGGTTTACCGTTCCGGATTAGATGAGCTGATCAACCGCAATCGCGGGTTATATATTGAAAAATGGGGTGTCGACCCTACGCAATTTATTTAG
- a CDS encoding glycosyltransferase family 2 protein: MRIGIHAKPAGRSSTAASSRRRSALSGPAKPRKLRKGNGMKRAGSPKSQRTSIRTALGTGAGTDRRAAGRAAGNRAGGPASHRYARTARRFLWTPPALHGKLSVIITACNEEKTLRSVLREAERLMPEEIIVVLNGCVDHSFRQARQCGRAIVVHCPRAAGHDVGRAIGSKLSQGDIMLFLDGDLPIPAPALFPFVAAVDQGADVALNDLNPLLPIFGKCDNVTRCKMFLNMALGREDLGAGSMTAVPHALSRKMLELIGPQALSVPPKAQATAILEKLRVENAGTVNVIKRNRRRKGNTGTGNNVEQMIIGDHAEALAEVLARGAADRLLKENGPESRRLVAAWRNGI; this comes from the coding sequence ATGAGAATTGGAATTCATGCGAAGCCTGCGGGCAGGTCTTCTACAGCCGCCTCTTCCCGCCGGAGAAGCGCCCTCTCGGGACCTGCGAAGCCGCGAAAGCTTCGGAAGGGAAACGGCATGAAGAGAGCCGGATCGCCCAAATCGCAGCGGACCTCCATAAGAACCGCTCTGGGTACGGGTGCGGGAACCGACCGAAGAGCCGCTGGAAGAGCTGCCGGAAACCGCGCCGGAGGACCTGCCAGCCATCGCTATGCAAGAACCGCCCGCAGGTTCTTATGGACTCCGCCGGCGCTGCATGGAAAGCTGTCGGTTATCATTACCGCCTGCAATGAGGAGAAGACGCTGAGGTCTGTCCTGAGAGAAGCGGAACGGCTCATGCCAGAGGAGATCATCGTTGTGCTCAACGGCTGCGTCGATCACAGCTTCCGGCAGGCGCGGCAGTGCGGCAGGGCAATTGTCGTCCATTGTCCTAGGGCGGCTGGACATGATGTGGGGCGGGCGATCGGCTCGAAGCTCAGCCAGGGAGATATTATGCTCTTTCTCGATGGCGATCTGCCCATTCCCGCTCCGGCGCTCTTCCCATTCGTTGCCGCTGTGGACCAGGGAGCGGATGTGGCGCTCAATGATCTGAATCCACTACTTCCCATATTTGGAAAATGCGATAACGTAACGCGCTGCAAAATGTTTCTGAACATGGCGCTTGGCAGGGAAGACTTGGGAGCCGGGTCAATGACCGCCGTGCCTCATGCCCTGTCCCGCAAAATGCTGGAGCTTATCGGACCCCAGGCGCTGTCGGTGCCGCCCAAGGCGCAGGCAACGGCCATTCTGGAGAAGCTGCGCGTAGAGAACGCGGGAACGGTCAACGTAATCAAACGGAACAGAAGACGAAAGGGGAATACGGGGACGGGAAACAACGTGGAACAAATGATTATTGGCGATCATGCCGAAGCGCTGGCGGAAGTACTCGCCCGCGGCGCGGCAGACCGGCTCTTGAAAGAGAACGGCCCGGAGAGCCGACGCCTGGTTGCGGCCTGGAGGAACGGAATATGA